The following is a genomic window from Nitrospira sp..
TGTGGGGATCTCTCGCGCTGGCCTTGACGGCTGGTTGCAAGCAGGAAGCCGGTTCTTCCTTGCCTCCCCCGATCTCCGAAGTCGGCATCATCGTGGCCGGGGCGCAGGACGTGCCGGATGAACCGGAATTCATCGGACAGGCCGAATCGTCCCGTCCGGTGGAAATCCGCTCGCAGGTGACGGGCATTTTGAAACAATGGTTTTTCAAAGAAGGACGCGACGTCAAAAAGGGCGACCGTCTGTATCAAATCGACCCCGTTCCGTTCCACGCTGCGATGTTGAGCGCCAAGGCGAAGGTGGCCCAATCGGAAGCGCGCCTCGTGCAGGCCAAACAGAACCTGGCCAGGGTCAAGCCGTTGCTGGCGGAGCAGGCCGTGAGCACCAAGGATGTGGATGATGCCGTCGCCGAAGAGCTGGCGGCGACGGCCGCACTGGAAGGCGCCAAGGCGGAACTCGTCAAGGCCAAATTCGATCTGGACAATACCCTCATCGTGGCTCCGATCGACGGCATGATCGAGCGGACTCGAATCTATGAAGGACGGTTGGTGTCGGCGCAAACCGATCTGCTGACGTTGATCCATCAAGTTGATCCGATGTATGTGATCGTCAGTGCGCCGGAAAGTTTCCTGCTGAAACGGCGACGGGACAGCGATGCCAAGAGGATTCAGCACCCCGGCGTCTACCACTTGCGCGGCGTGCTGACCTTTGTGGATGGAACCACGTACGGGCAGGAAGGGGTGTTGGATCTGCTCGATGTCGGACTGAAGACCGACACAGGATCGCGGCAAGCCAGGGTCGTGTTCCCTAATCCGGATCGGGTGCTGTTGCCGGGCCAGTTCGTGCGGGTACGATTTAAGGGCACGCTCAAGACGGGGGCGATCCTGGTGCCGCAACGCGCCGTCCAGCAAGGCGCCAAGGGTTCCATCGTGTTCGTCGTCGGGAATGAGGACAAGGTCGAGATGCGGGAGATCCGGGCGGCGAACTGGCAAGGCAACCAATGGATCGTCGAGGAGGGATTACAGGTCGGCGACCGCGTCATCGTAGAGGGTCTGCATAAGATCGCGCCGGGAGCACAGGTAAAGCCGGTTCCGGTCCGTGAACCGGGCGCGTCGCCCGCCTCGGATCCTGCCCAACCGCAACCGGAGCGTGCCTCGTGATCTCACACTTTTTTATCGATCGTCCGATTTTCGCGTCGGTCCTCTCGATCATCATTATCGTGATCGGTCTGGTCGCCCTGCGGGCGTTGCCGGTCGCCCAATTTCCTGAAATCACTCCGCCGGTGGTCCAGGTCGAGGCCGACTATCCCGGCGCCAATGCGGAGACCGTGGCCGATTCGGTGGCGCGACCCATCGAGGTCCAGTTGCCTGGAATCGACAATCTGCTCTACTACGATTCCACCAGTACCAACGACGGGCACATGTCGATCAAGTTGACCTTCGAGATCGGAACCGACGTCGACATCGCGCAGGTGCAGACGCAAAACCGGGTGAAGCTGGCGGAACCGCAGCTGCCGCCTGAAGTCGTGCGTCAAGGCATCAGCATCAATAAAGTCTCGCCGGACCTCCTTGCGGTGGTGGCCTTGAGTTCCACCGACCCCACGCACGATACGGTGTACCTGTCCAACTATGCGATTCTCCGCGTCGTCGACAATGTGAAACGGTTGCACGGCGTGGGTAATGCGATGGTGTTCGGCTCGCAGAACTATTCGATGCGGTTGATCCTGGATCCGATCAGAATGGCCCAACTCAGCCTGACACCGACGGATATCGCGAACGTCGTCCGCGAACAGAATCGGGATTTCCCGGCCGGGACGATCGGCCGAGAGCCGGCGTTGAAAGGCACCGAACTGACGATCCCCGTCATCACGCAGGGCCGCCTGACGGAGGTGAAGGATTTCGAGGAGATGATCGTCCGTGCCATGCCCAACGGATCGATGATCCGGTTGAAGGACGTGGCGAGGGTCGAACTCGGCGCCCAATCCTATACGCTCGAGGGACGCTGGAACGGCAAGCCCAATGTCTTTTTGCTGACCTTTCTCTCGCCGGGGGCTAATGCGCTGGACACCGTCAAACGGGTCCGTGCCGAATTGGCGCAGGTTTCCAAGAGTTTCCCTCCCGGAGTGTCCTATGACATTCCCTACGACACGACGCGGTTCATCGAAGTCTCCATCAAAGAAGTTATCAAGACCCTGGCTGAGGCCATGGTCCTGGTCATTCTCGTCGTGTATCTCTTCCTACAGAGCTGGCGCGCGACGTTGATTCCCGGCGTGGCGGTGCCGGTCTCCCTGGTCGGGACCTTTGCCGGCATGCAGGCGTTGGGATTCTCGATCAATACCTTGACGCTGTTCGGCATGGTGTTGGCGATCGGCATCGTGGTGGACGACGCCATCGTCGTCGTGGAGAACTGCGAGCGCCATATGACGCAGGGGAAGCTCTCTCCCAAACAGGCGGCCAAGCGGGCGATGGAAGAGGTGACAGGGCCGGTCATCGCGATCGTGCTGGTGTTGTGCGCGGTGTTCGTGCCGGTCGGGTTCCTGGGTGGCATTACCGGCGAGTTGTACAAGCAGTTCGCCATCACGATTTCGATCGCCGTCATTATTTCAGGGTTTGTCGCCTTGACCTTGAGTCCCGCGCTCTGCGCGCTGGTGTTGAAGCCGGGCGAAGAACGTCACCACGGATTCTTCGGCTTCTTCAATCGGACCTTCTCCTGGATGCAGCACCGGTATACGTCGACCGTCGGCACGGCGATGAAGCGGCGTGTCTTGTCGATGGCGGTGTTTGGAGTACTGCTGGCCGGAGTGTTCATGCTCTTCAAGGTGATTCCCGGCAGTTTCTTGCCGGAGGAGGATCAAGGCTATTTCATTACGATCGTCCAATTGCCGGACGGCGCCTCGAAACAACGAACGGACGCGGTGTTGAGCAAGATCGAGAGTTACTTCCTGGCGAGCTCGATGATCCATTCGACGGACGCTCTGTCAGGGCAGAATTTCGTCTTCAACACGCGGGGGGCGAATGCCGCTACGATGTTCCTGCCGTTGAGGCATTGGGATGAACGCACGGCACCGCAACATCATGTGAAATCCATCATCGGTGCGGCCTACGGCGAATTCGCCAAAATCCCGGAGGCTCTCATCCTTGCCTTCAACGCGCCGTCTATTCGAGGGCTCGGCGCCACGGGCGGGTTTTCCGTGCAGCTCCAGGATCCGAGCAGCGGGGATTTCAATACCTTCTCGGCCGTCGCCCAGGAGTTCGTCGCCAAGGCGCGGCAGAATCCGGCGATCGGGGCCATCGGGACGAGTTTCCGCGTCAGCGCGCCGAGGATTTTTGCCAAGGTAAATCGGGAGCGCGCCAAAGCGTTGGGAGTTCCGATTTCGGAAGTGTTCGACACCCTGCAGGCCTATTTCGGAAATCTGTACATCAATGATTTTGTGAAATACGGCCGTGTGTTCCGCGTGCAGACGGAGGCCGAGGCGCAGTATCGGTCGACCCCGGAGGATATTTCAAAAATTTACGTGCGGGCCATCGGTCCGCAAGGTACCACGATGATCCCATTGGATACCGTGGTGAGTACGGAGTTCACCAGCGGTCCTGATCCGGTCACGCATTTCAATGGATACAACACCGCGCTGGTCCTCGGTGCGGCGGCGCCGGGATTCAGCTCCGGGCAGGTGCTGGATGCGCTGGAGCAGGTGGCGAAAGAAGTGCTCGTGCCGCAAGGATATGGAATCGATTGGAGTGGGATCTCATACCAGGAACGGATGGTCGGGAGTCAGTCGCTCTATGCCTTCGCCTTTGGGCTGTTGATGGTGTTCTTGGTACTTGCCGCCCAATACGAGAGTTGGGTGGTTCCGTTTGCCGTGATTTTGGCCGTGCCGATTGGACTGTTCGGCGCGCTGAGCGCCGTATGGCTCAAAGGCATGAGCAACGACATCTATTTTCAAATCGGGCTGGTCACCCTGATCGGACTGTCGGCGAAAAATGCCATCTTGATCGTGGAGTTTGCGAACAAGCGCTATGAGGAAGGGCATTCGGTGTTGGAATCGGCGATCGAGGCCGCGACCCTTCGATTTCGTCCGATCGTCATGACCTCGATGGCGTTCATCCTCGGCGTCGTCCCGTTGGTGATTGCCACGGGAGCCGGCGCCGCCAGCCGAAATTCCATCGGCACTGGAGTATTCGGGGGGATGTTGGCCGC
Proteins encoded in this region:
- a CDS encoding HlyD family secretion protein, which encodes MARRIGSSTLASIVWGSLALALTAGCKQEAGSSLPPPISEVGIIVAGAQDVPDEPEFIGQAESSRPVEIRSQVTGILKQWFFKEGRDVKKGDRLYQIDPVPFHAAMLSAKAKVAQSEARLVQAKQNLARVKPLLAEQAVSTKDVDDAVAEELAATAALEGAKAELVKAKFDLDNTLIVAPIDGMIERTRIYEGRLVSAQTDLLTLIHQVDPMYVIVSAPESFLLKRRRDSDAKRIQHPGVYHLRGVLTFVDGTTYGQEGVLDLLDVGLKTDTGSRQARVVFPNPDRVLLPGQFVRVRFKGTLKTGAILVPQRAVQQGAKGSIVFVVGNEDKVEMREIRAANWQGNQWIVEEGLQVGDRVIVEGLHKIAPGAQVKPVPVREPGASPASDPAQPQPERAS
- a CDS encoding RND efflux system, inner membrane transporter — its product is MISHFFIDRPIFASVLSIIIIVIGLVALRALPVAQFPEITPPVVQVEADYPGANAETVADSVARPIEVQLPGIDNLLYYDSTSTNDGHMSIKLTFEIGTDVDIAQVQTQNRVKLAEPQLPPEVVRQGISINKVSPDLLAVVALSSTDPTHDTVYLSNYAILRVVDNVKRLHGVGNAMVFGSQNYSMRLILDPIRMAQLSLTPTDIANVVREQNRDFPAGTIGREPALKGTELTIPVITQGRLTEVKDFEEMIVRAMPNGSMIRLKDVARVELGAQSYTLEGRWNGKPNVFLLTFLSPGANALDTVKRVRAELAQVSKSFPPGVSYDIPYDTTRFIEVSIKEVIKTLAEAMVLVILVVYLFLQSWRATLIPGVAVPVSLVGTFAGMQALGFSINTLTLFGMVLAIGIVVDDAIVVVENCERHMTQGKLSPKQAAKRAMEEVTGPVIAIVLVLCAVFVPVGFLGGITGELYKQFAITISIAVIISGFVALTLSPALCALVLKPGEERHHGFFGFFNRTFSWMQHRYTSTVGTAMKRRVLSMAVFGVLLAGVFMLFKVIPGSFLPEEDQGYFITIVQLPDGASKQRTDAVLSKIESYFLASSMIHSTDALSGQNFVFNTRGANAATMFLPLRHWDERTAPQHHVKSIIGAAYGEFAKIPEALILAFNAPSIRGLGATGGFSVQLQDPSSGDFNTFSAVAQEFVAKARQNPAIGAIGTSFRVSAPRIFAKVNRERAKALGVPISEVFDTLQAYFGNLYINDFVKYGRVFRVQTEAEAQYRSTPEDISKIYVRAIGPQGTTMIPLDTVVSTEFTSGPDPVTHFNGYNTALVLGAAAPGFSSGQVLDALEQVAKEVLVPQGYGIDWSGISYQERMVGSQSLYAFAFGLLMVFLVLAAQYESWVVPFAVILAVPIGLFGALSAVWLKGMSNDIYFQIGLVTLIGLSAKNAILIVEFANKRYEEGHSVLESAIEAATLRFRPIVMTSMAFILGVVPLVIATGAGAASRNSIGTGVFGGMLAATFLAIFFVPLFFVLIRSLSTRVERQTPHPASDVSLEPQKEQDYQHA